Proteins encoded by one window of Aspergillus puulaauensis MK2 DNA, chromosome 4, nearly complete sequence:
- a CDS encoding RTA1 domain-containing protein (COG:S;~EggNog:ENOG410PN5J;~InterPro:IPR007568;~PFAM:PF04479;~TransMembrane:7 (o14-31i38-61o73-94i114-132o152-174i195-212o232-250i);~go_component: GO:0016021 - integral component of membrane [Evidence IEA]), producing MAHKYYNYNPSEGAAIPFAALFGLTTVIHIWQTIRTRTWYLIPFIVGGVFEAIGYLCRFISARETPDWTMKPYVGQSVLILLGPALFAASIYMLLGRIIRVLNAGSISPIRPTWLTKIFVTGDILSFLLQSGGGGMQASATDASKADMGEKMILGGLFVQILFFSIFIIVSIIFHRRMLSTPLNYIGTGLPWGRYLKILYAVSTLIMVRSAFRVAEYVQGKEGFLQSKEVFIYLFDGALMLVCCGVLNVWHPSAIVDGRKDKYKPAEDLEMLRGGAHTAY from the exons ATGGCACACAAGTACTACAACTACAATCCCTCCGAAGGCGCCGCCATCCCCTTCGCCGCGCTGTTCGGCCTCACCACCGTCATCCACATCTGGCAGACAATCCGAACCCGAACATGGTACCTGATCCCGTTCATAGTTGGCGGCGTCT TCGAGGCAATCGGCTACCTCTGCAGATTCATCAGCGCGCGAGAAACCCCAGACTGGACAATGAAGCCCTACGTCGGCCAAAGCGTGCTCATTCTGCTCGGCCCAGCCCTGTTCGCCGCCTCAATCTATATGCTCCTCGGACGCATCATTCGCGTTTTAAACGCCGGTTCGATCTCGCCTATTCGGCCGACATGGTTAACAAAGATCTTCGTGACGGGCGATATTCTCTCCTTCTTACTCCAAAGCGGCG GAGGCGGAATGCAAGCGAGTGCCACGGACGCCTCAAAAGCAGACATGGGCGAGAAGATGATCCTCGGCGGTCTCTTCGTGcagatcctcttcttcagTATCTTCATCATTGTCTCGATAATCTTTCACCGGCGGATGCTTTCAACGCCCCTGAACTACATTGGAACTGGGCTGCCGTGGGGCCGGTACCTCAAAATCCTGTATGCTGTCAGCACGCTGATTATGGTCCGTTCGGCGTTTCGGGTTGCGGAGTATGTTCaggggaaggaggggttTCTGCAGAGTAAGGAGGTGTTTATCTATCTGTTTGATGGGGCGCTTATGCTTGTTTGCTGTGGCGTTTTGAATGTTTGGCATCCGAGTGCGATTGTTGATGGGAGGAAGGACAAGTATAAGCCGGCGGAGGATTTGGAGATGTTGAGAGGGGGTGCCCATACTGCGTACTAG